In a single window of the uncultured Dysgonomonas sp. genome:
- a CDS encoding efflux RND transporter periplasmic adaptor subunit translates to MKVKHFLCVVSVLLTYSACSKKNNNEQQTPSAYPVITITKQSAVLETVYPATIKGQEDVEIRPRIEGFIDAIYVDEGSDVKRGQTLFKINSPETEQALASAQASVNSAQAQLNTAKVNVDRIRPLAEKGIVSNTQLLTYENSYATALASLKQAEATLKSAQATMGWTNVSSPVDGVIGTVSYRIGSLVSKSDVLTSVASTGNVFAYFSLNENELKHFLDKADGKTQSEKINNLPPVNLQLSDESLYSEKGKIQTISGIIDISTGSANFRAEFPNKDGKLRSGASGKVIIPEHVDNTIIIPQKATFAQQDKILVYKVQADSVQQVIITAREMPDGKTYVVTEGLSTGDKIVSDGIATLSNGKKISIKD, encoded by the coding sequence ATGAAAGTAAAACATTTTCTTTGTGTTGTAAGCGTTCTGCTTACCTATTCGGCCTGTAGTAAAAAAAACAACAATGAGCAGCAGACCCCTTCGGCTTACCCGGTAATAACTATAACAAAACAGAGTGCCGTCTTGGAGACAGTGTATCCGGCAACAATCAAGGGACAGGAAGACGTTGAGATTAGACCGCGCATAGAAGGCTTTATCGATGCCATATATGTAGACGAAGGCTCAGATGTAAAAAGAGGACAGACCCTGTTTAAAATCAACTCTCCTGAAACCGAACAAGCCCTTGCATCAGCTCAAGCTTCCGTCAATAGCGCGCAGGCACAATTGAACACCGCAAAAGTGAACGTTGACAGAATCCGCCCATTAGCCGAAAAAGGTATTGTCAGCAATACACAGCTGTTGACATATGAAAATTCATATGCAACTGCTTTAGCTTCTTTAAAACAAGCAGAAGCAACATTGAAAAGTGCCCAGGCAACAATGGGTTGGACCAATGTTTCAAGTCCTGTTGATGGGGTTATCGGTACTGTTTCATACCGTATCGGCAGCTTAGTCAGTAAATCGGATGTATTAACCTCTGTTGCCAGCACCGGAAATGTGTTTGCCTATTTTTCTCTCAATGAAAATGAACTAAAGCATTTCCTTGATAAAGCTGATGGTAAAACTCAATCCGAAAAGATTAATAACCTGCCGCCTGTAAACCTTCAGCTTTCCGATGAAAGCCTATATTCCGAAAAAGGTAAAATACAGACCATATCCGGCATTATCGATATTTCTACCGGATCAGCCAATTTTAGAGCTGAGTTTCCCAATAAGGATGGTAAACTAAGAAGTGGAGCCAGTGGAAAAGTTATTATCCCCGAACATGTTGACAATACTATCATCATACCACAGAAAGCAACTTTTGCTCAACAAGACAAAATACTGGTCTATAAAGTACAGGCAGATTCAGTCCAACAAGTAATTATAACTGCCCGCGAGATGCCTGATGGCAAAACATATGTTGTAACCGAAGGTCTTTCCACAGGAGATAAGATTGTATCTGATGGGATTGCAACCCTTAGCAATGGCAAAAAAATTAGTATCAAGGATTAA
- a CDS encoding DUF6268 family outer membrane beta-barrel protein, which yields MKKSLLCIIAFVLSVTLYGQENKSPLSKATEKVTDKFPPARMIDVEYQQTFPSDFESKLFKKEYKEGEIKRRDNIQITVNIPVIKKQRWAIKTSVLYRYNYFDHGNIVYKGDPDLDIFGNNSDLHYIAGITSFSYTSKLFGKPAIYNVSLGVDGSHKDVEAFKAASAGILVLKADRRTTITAGLAVNYDPASLSPVIPIFTLEHKIRPDFILDVAIPQRIMVKKGIGKNSRLSLGSELKSNIFYIYPEKEAYSKSYYHREIQLKSGFTYEYRMNSFIIYGKTGLVNTIDSKVYKTGETGSKYIYSSKNDPGFYFSAGVSFNP from the coding sequence ATGAAAAAAAGTTTGTTATGCATTATTGCTTTTGTTTTATCGGTGACACTCTATGGTCAGGAAAATAAATCTCCATTATCAAAAGCAACAGAGAAGGTAACAGATAAATTTCCTCCGGCGCGAATGATAGATGTGGAATATCAGCAGACATTTCCTTCCGATTTTGAGTCAAAGTTATTCAAAAAAGAATATAAAGAAGGAGAAATCAAAAGACGTGATAATATCCAGATTACGGTAAATATTCCCGTAATAAAAAAGCAGCGATGGGCAATAAAGACCTCCGTGCTATATCGGTACAACTATTTTGATCATGGAAATATAGTTTATAAAGGTGATCCTGATTTAGATATATTCGGGAATAATTCAGATTTACATTACATTGCCGGAATAACAAGCTTTTCTTATACTTCTAAATTATTTGGTAAACCTGCCATATATAATGTATCCCTAGGTGTAGACGGAAGTCATAAAGACGTAGAAGCCTTTAAAGCTGCTTCGGCAGGAATATTAGTTCTAAAAGCAGACCGTCGGACAACGATCACTGCCGGTTTAGCGGTTAATTATGATCCCGCCTCATTAAGTCCTGTTATACCAATTTTTACACTTGAACATAAAATCAGACCGGATTTCATTTTGGATGTTGCTATCCCGCAAAGGATCATGGTAAAGAAGGGTATAGGCAAGAACAGCCGACTATCCCTGGGCAGTGAATTGAAATCTAACATCTTTTATATATATCCTGAAAAAGAAGCTTATTCAAAAAGTTATTACCACAGGGAGATTCAACTTAAATCAGGTTTTACATATGAATATCGAATGAACTCTTTCATAATCTATGGCAAAACCGGATTGGTTAATACTATCGACTCCAAAGTTTACAAAACAGGAGAAACAGGCAGCAAGTATATTTATTCATCCAAAAATGACCCGGGCTTCTATTTCAGCGCAGGGGTATCATTTAATCCATAA
- a CDS encoding MarR family winged helix-turn-helix transcriptional regulator: MYESNIVAIDHLFNQVIKLWTKRKKQVLDNCGLTHSQFEILSAIYHFTVSRQEIIQIDLSEKTGIDPMTTSTILRNLEKKQFVTRMRGTENTRVVYIKLTAEGIDVYKCAFSSISEMNNSLYCRVNRNNLVKQLRLLSDELCKINN, encoded by the coding sequence ATGTATGAAAGTAATATTGTAGCAATAGACCATTTATTTAATCAGGTGATTAAATTATGGACCAAGAGGAAAAAGCAAGTTCTGGATAATTGCGGGCTTACACATTCCCAATTCGAGATACTATCCGCTATTTATCATTTCACAGTAAGCCGGCAGGAGATCATACAGATCGATCTTTCCGAAAAAACCGGTATAGATCCGATGACTACTTCTACGATTCTTCGCAATCTGGAGAAAAAGCAGTTTGTAACACGTATGAGAGGGACAGAGAATACCCGGGTAGTATATATAAAACTAACAGCAGAAGGTATAGATGTTTATAAATGTGCATTCAGCAGTATTTCCGAGATGAATAATTCTCTGTACTGCAGAGTAAATCGAAATAACTTAGTAAAACAATTACGACTCCTTTCGGACGAATTATGTAAAATAAATAATTAA